The following nucleotide sequence is from Pseudonocardia sp. C8.
TCGTCGACGTCAGCCCGTTCTCCACGAACGGAGCCCTGATCCTCGCCAACGCGCCGGCCGGAATCGACCGGGACCGCTTCTACCGGCAGATGCTGGCCTACGCCGGCGTCGTCGTGGCGGCCGGCCCGCTGCTCGCCTGGGGCCTGCTCGTCCTTCCGGCCGTGCGATGAGGCGATAGCGTCGCGACCATGAGCACCACCGACACCGCCGTCGCCGCCGGGCGCCTCGCCCGCGGGCTGGAACCGCTGCACGCCCAGATCTACTTCGCCCCGGAGGCCGAGTCCCGGTTCGCGCGAGCCGGTCTCGAGGAGGGGCACCGGATGACCTACTTCGCGCCGCGCGCCGCGCCGATGGGCGCGGTCGGCCCCTCGGTGGTCAGCGCGACGTTCTACAACTTCTCCCCGCGGCTGGTTGCGGAGTCGATCCCGCGCGCGTGGGAGCTCGCCCCACCCGCCGACCTGGTCGCGGCCCGGTTCGAGGCCGCGGACGCGTCCCTGCGCCGGTTGCTCGGTGACGACGCCGTCGGCTCGGCCGAGATGGCCGAGGCCGCCGCGCTGGCCCGCGCGGCCGCCGAGGCCGTCACCCCGGAGGGACGCCCGCTGGCGGCGGGCCACCTCGACCTCGCCTGGCCGGCCGCGCCGCACCTGGTGCTCTGGCACGCCCTGTCCATCCTGCGGGAGTACCGCGGCGACGGGCACATCGCCCTGCTGATCGAGGCCGGCCTCTCCGGGCTGGAGGCGCTGCTGACCGCGACGGGCACCGGAACCGGGTTCACGATCGCGTTCGCCCTGTCCAGCCGGGGCTGGACGGTCACCGAGTGGAACGACGGCGTCGCCCGGCTCGCCGAGCGCGGCCTGCTGCAGTACGCACCGCCGTCCGACGAGGCCGTGACGCCGGTGCTCACCGAGGCCGGGGCCGCGCTGCGCAAGCGGCTGGAGGACGACACCCACCGGCTCGGGGCGGCACCGTGGTCGGTGCTCGGGACCGAGCGCGCGTCCCGGCTCGGCGAGATCGGCGGCGCATTCGTGCGGACCGCGCTGGCGAACGGGGCGTTCCCGTCCGGGGTGTTCGCGGCCCGGCCCCGCGGCTGACGGACGCCGACCCGGGGGCCGACGGGCCCGCCCGCGGATCCGGCGGAACGTCCCCGGTGTCCGATATGGTGCGGAGCGCGCCCGGTTCCCGGGAGCCGGTGCAGCAGAACGCAGGCGACGAAAGGAGACCGGGTGGCCGAGATCAGCGGGCTCGAATGGGCCGTCATGATCGGCGTCGTGATCGCGCTGCTCGCGCTCGATCTGATCCTTGCCTGGGTGAAGCCGCACAAGGTCCACTTCGGGGAGGCGACCGCCTGGTCGGTCTTCTACGTGCTGGTCGCGGTCGCGTTCGGCGTCGTGTTCGCGATGATGCACGGCTGGGACCTCGGCACCGAGTACTTCACCGGCTACATCGTCGAGAAGAGCCTCTCGGTCGACAACCTGTTCGTCTTCGTGATCATCATGACGACGTTCGCCGTCCCCGAGGAGCACCAGCACAAGGTCCTGACGTTCGGCATCGTCCTCGCCCTGATCATGCGCGCGATCTTCATCGCGGTCGGGGCGGCGCTGCTGAACCTGTTCTCGTTCATGTTCCTGCTGTTCGGACTGCTCCTGCTCTGGACGGCGGTGCAGCTCTACCGGCACAAGGACGAGGAACCCGACGTCGAGGACAACATGGTCGTGAAGGGCGCGCGCCGGCTCTTCCCGGTCACCGAGGAGTACGACCGCGGCCGGCTGTTCACCCGGAAGGACGGCCGCCGGGTCGCGACGCCGATGTTCATCGTGCTCGTCTCGATCGGCGGCATCGACCTGCTGTTCGCGCTCGACTCGATCCCCGCCGTGTTCGGCGTGACCCAGGAGCCCTACATCGTCTTCGCGGCGAACGCGTTCGCGCTGCTCGGCCTGCGGGCGCTGTACTTCCTGGTCAAGGGCCTGCTCGACCGGCTGGTCTACCTGTCCACCGGCCTCGCGATCATCCTCGGCTTCATCGGGGTCAAGCTCGTCCTGCACTGGGCCCACGTGGACCTCTCGCCCGCGGTCCCGGAGATCCCGACCGTGCTGAGCCTGGTCGTGATCGCAGTGGTCCTGACCGTCGTCACCATCGCCAGCCTGATCAAGACCAAGGGCGATCCGTCGCTGACGGCCAAGCCGGGCTCGCTGAAGGCGCGCAAGGAGCACCCCGAGCGGGAGGCGAGCTGACCCTCAGCCCAGCCCCGGGCCCCCGAGCGGGGTCACCTCGATGTAGTCGGGCGGCGCGGCCAGCAGCTCGAGGACGTCGGCCAGCCCGGCCTCGCCGAGGTCCCGGGCCAGCGCCGCCTCGGACGACGCCGTGTCCGACCAGATCTCGGTCACCCACACCGTGTCCGGCTCGTCCGGCGCCCCGTTCACCACGTAGGCCAGGCAGCCCGGCTGGGCCGCCATCCCGTCCGCGACCCGGAGCAGGGCCTTCGCCAGCTCGGGGCCCTGCCCCTGCACCGCCACCATCCGCACGTACCGGCCGACCCGCTCGCTCGTCTCCACGGCCGCGACCGTAGACGCCCGCCCCGCGGGCCCGCGCAGCACCGTGCCCGGCCACCGATCGAGGACCGGAGCTGTCCTCGACGGGCGGCACACTGGGTGCGTGATGGAGACCTCGGCGCGGCTGCTGCGCCTGCTCGGGCTGCTGCAGGTGCCGCGTGACTGGACCGGCCGGGCGCTGGCCGAACGGCTCGACGTCGACGTCCGCACGGTCCGGCGGGACGTCGACAAGCTGCGCACCCTCGGCTACCCGGTGCACTCCACACCGGGCACGACCGGCGGCTACCGGCTGGGCGCCGGAGCGGCGCTGCCACCCCTGCTGCTCGACGACGACGAGGCCGTCGCCGTCGCGGTGGGGCTGCGGACCGCGGCCGGCGGGACCGTATCGGGGATCGAGGAGACCTCGGTCCGCGCGCTCGCGAAGCTGGAGCAGGTCCTCCCGAACCGGTTGCGCCGCCGGGTCGCCGCGCTCGGCACCGCCACCGCCACCCTCGCCGGCCGCGGCCCCACCGTCGACGCCGACGACCTCTCCGCCCTGGCCGCCGCCTGCCGGGACCACGAGCTGGTGCGGTTCGACTACGTCGCGGCCGACGGCGGTGAGAGCCGCCGGATCGCCGAACCCGAGGGCCTGGTGCACACCGGCCGCCGCTGGTA
It contains:
- a CDS encoding TerC/Alx family metal homeostasis membrane protein; this translates as MAEISGLEWAVMIGVVIALLALDLILAWVKPHKVHFGEATAWSVFYVLVAVAFGVVFAMMHGWDLGTEYFTGYIVEKSLSVDNLFVFVIIMTTFAVPEEHQHKVLTFGIVLALIMRAIFIAVGAALLNLFSFMFLLFGLLLLWTAVQLYRHKDEEPDVEDNMVVKGARRLFPVTEEYDRGRLFTRKDGRRVATPMFIVLVSIGGIDLLFALDSIPAVFGVTQEPYIVFAANAFALLGLRALYFLVKGLLDRLVYLSTGLAIILGFIGVKLVLHWAHVDLSPAVPEIPTVLSLVVIAVVLTVVTIASLIKTKGDPSLTAKPGSLKARKEHPEREAS
- a CDS encoding antibiotic biosynthesis monooxygenase, with translation METSERVGRYVRMVAVQGQGPELAKALLRVADGMAAQPGCLAYVVNGAPDEPDTVWVTEIWSDTASSEAALARDLGEAGLADVLELLAAPPDYIEVTPLGGPGLG
- a CDS encoding WYL domain-containing protein, with the protein product MMETSARLLRLLGLLQVPRDWTGRALAERLDVDVRTVRRDVDKLRTLGYPVHSTPGTTGGYRLGAGAALPPLLLDDDEAVAVAVGLRTAAGGTVSGIEETSVRALAKLEQVLPNRLRRRVAALGTATATLAGRGPTVDADDLSALAAACRDHELVRFDYVAADGGESRRIAEPEGLVHTGRRWYLVAWDTGRDDRRTFRVDRMRLKLPAGPRFTPREPPEGGVAAFAQRGISSGAYPYRARIVFDAPPERIAEHVTPSSGIVTDLGDGRCELVAGAWTLESLAVWINFFDVDFHVVEPPELVEHLEALAARLTRAAARSREVADPGAPGVAGAHG